Within the Feifania hominis genome, the region GATGCTCTGGGTTCGCTTCGCGCGCTTTGGAAGCGCAGCGAGCCGCTTCGTCTGAGCTGTCTGCTCGGCGGAATCACCTTTGTGGTGGCTCTTCTGCTGGGCATTGTAAACGCCGTCACCGCCGGCCCCATCGCTCAGCACGCCGAGCAGCGCAAGCAGGCCGCGCTCACCGAGGTCTTCCCGGAAGCTGACCGCTTTGCCGTCGTGGACATCGATCTTCCGCGCTCCGTCAGCGAAATCCGCTCTGTCTACGCGGGCGACGAGCTTCTCGGCTACGGTGTGAGCGCCGCGGCGAACGGCTTCGGCGGTGAGATCGAGATGCTCGTCAGCGTCGACGCGCAGGGGCAGGTCGCCGGTGTGTCGGTGCTGAAGCTCTCCGAGACGCCGGGCGTCGGCACCAACGCTGCGGCGGAGCAGCAGCTCGCCCTCTACAACGGAAAATCGGGTACCATCATCACCGAGAAGATCACCCACAATCAGCCAAACGAGGTCCTTGCCGTCAGCGGCGCGACCATCACGTCAAAGGCGATCACCGAGGGC harbors:
- a CDS encoding FMN-binding protein, with amino-acid sequence MENKTLERVQAASPAEVKHPRKRRPARGGQTDALGSLRALWKRSEPLRLSCLLGGITFVVALLLGIVNAVTAGPIAQHAEQRKQAALTEVFPEADRFAVVDIDLPRSVSEIRSVYAGDELLGYGVSAAANGFGGEIEMLVSVDAQGQVAGVSVLKLSETPGVGTNAAAEQQLALYNGKSGTIITEKITHNQPNEVLAVSGATITSKAITEGVNAALEAVRLAGREVS